The Lichenihabitans psoromatis genomic interval CTGACCCGGATCCGTATCGATGATGATCTTGCGTCGCATGCTGCCCTCGGATCCACACCCGCCTCGGGTTCACTGATCGAGACACGCCATCCTGTCAAACAGCATCCCCAGATTTACATTAGAGGAATTAAAAACTGTTGCGCTCGGATCTTTGTTAGCTTAGAAAGATTGTAAGGTAGGAACTGGCAAGCGATGCCGGCCTTGAGTGAAGGACAATCCCCATGATCACCAACGCTTCGTGCAACAAGTGCGCTTTCTTCGACGATCATGCCGTCAGCGGCGCGCAGGCTCCGAAAAACGATGGGCTTTGCCGTTTCAATCCCCCGATTTCGCAGCCCGGCCCGGAAGAGCATGGTCTGTGGCCGGTCGTGTCGACCAACGATTGGTGCGGCCATTTCAACTCGGCTTCGGCTCAGTCGCAGGTTGCTGCTGAATAATCATCTGATCGAACCGATCGAAACGCCGGGCCTTGCCCGGCGTTTTTCGTTTGAGACTTGCTGGCCCAAAGCGCAACGGGGGCAACCGGTTCACGGCTTCCCTGGTTTGGGCTAAGGACGATCGGCCAGGAGAGACACGTGATGCCCATGATCAACGACCAGAGCGTGCCGCCCCCCGAGCAGACCAACCGGATGCAGCGGAACGCGCGGCTCGTCCTCATTCTGGCATTGGTTGCCCTCGGCGCATGGACTCTGCACGGCTTCATCGCGGCCCTGGTCTGGGCCGCCATTATCGCGATCGCGATTGGGCCGCTCTATGCAAAGGCAACGCTGCGCTGGCCGCCAGGCAAGCACAACATCGCTTTGCCGTTGCTGTTCACGACTCTCGTGGCCGTGATCTTCCTGCTGCCCTTCATCGTTCTCGGCATCCAGGCGGCGCGAGAAGCCCAAGCCTTGATGCATTTCGGTACCGAGGCCATGCGATCGGGCATCCCCGAGCCGGCGTGGGTGGGGTCGCTGCCGTTCGGGGCAGCCGAGGTCAGCGACTGGTGGAAGACGAACCTTGCCAATCCCTCCGACGTGTCGGGCCTCGTGCATCACGCGACGCATAGCGCGGGGATGCTCAACAATCGCGAATTGTGGACGGCATTCACACATCGCATCGTGACGTTTTTCTTCACCATCGTGACGCTGTTCTTCTTGCTCCGCGATGGCAAAAGCCTGTCGAACGACATGCTGCTGGCGAGCCATAAGCTATTCGGCCCACATGGTGAGCGGATCGCGCGCCAGATGGTCTCATCGGTGCACGGCACGGTGGATGGTCTGGTGCTGGTCGGGCTTGGCGAAGGCGTGTTGCTCGGCATCGCTTATGCGCTGGCAGGCGTGCCGCATCCGACACTGCTTGGCGCCTTCTCGGCTGTCGCGGCCATGATCCCCTTTGTGGTCGTGGTTTTGCTTCTGGTGCTCGGCGCGGTCCTTGTGGCTCAGGGCGCGCTGTGGACCGCGATCGCGCTGGTGGCATTCGGGCTGGTCATGAATTCGATCGCCGACCACTTCGTGCGTCCCGGCCTGATCGGAGGCGCCACGAAACTGCCGTTCCTGTGGGTGCTGCTCGGCATTCTCGGCGGGGTCGAGACCTGGGGGCTTATCGGCCTCTTCGTCGGGCCGGCCGTCATGTCGGCCCTGATCCTGCTGTGGCGCGAGTTCGTCCGCCCTGCGCCGCTGCTCGACGAGAAGCCGGCCCGCAAGACGCTATCGCCGGTCCCGATCGCGGGCGAATAACCTCAGGAGCCCTTGGCGGCCGCGATCAGTTTTTCGGCGTCGGCCGAATCCCATTCGGCCGGCCCGGCCATCGTGCCGATGCCGCAGCCATGTGGGTCGATCAGCATGGTGGTCGGCAACCCGAGTGCCTGCCCATCGGCTCGCAAGGTTTGAAACACGGTCGCGGTCGCATCGGTGTAGAGCGGCAAGCGCGTCACGCCCGTGTCCTGCAAGAACTGCTTCGGCCGATCGAGCTTGGCCGTATCGATGTTGATCGCGACGACCTGGAAGTCGTCGCTGCCGAGCTTCGCCTGCAATCGATCGAGGGCCGGCATTTCTTTGCGGCACGGTACGCACCAAGTCGCCCAAAGGTTCAGCAACACCGTCTTGCCTTTGAAATCGGCGAGCGTCATGGCGGAGCCGTCCGCCGTCTTGAAGGCCAGCGCCGGAACCGGCCGTGCGGTCCGCGACAGGTTAAGGGCCGCGACCTCACCATGGACGAACGGATCGACGCGGGACACGATGGCGCTCGTGGTCCGGCACTCGGGCGCCGCTTCCTTGCCGAGTTTCCCCATCCCGTATAGGACCGCGAGACCGCCACAGACGACGACGACAGCACCGCCCGCGAGCAGGCCGGCAAGCCTCTGGTGGCGGGACGGGTGGGCCGGGCTGGACGTGTCGGTCATGTCAAAAGGGTCCGAGGCAGATGAGCAATACGATGTGGGGCGGGCGGTTCTCGAGCGGTCCGGACGCGATCATGGAAGAGATCAACGCGTCGATCGGTTTCGACTACCGTCTCGCCGCGCAGGATATTGCCGGATCGCGCGCCCATGCGGCCATGCTCGCCAAACAAGGCATCATTTCGGCCGACGACGCCGTTTCGATCGATCGCGGTCTAGGCCAGATCGCCACGGAAATCGAGAGCGGCAGCTTTTCGTTCTCGCGCGCGCTCGAAGACATTCACATGAACGTCGAGAGCCGCCTTGCCGATCTGATCGGCGATGCCGCGGGGCGGCTGCACACGGCCCGCTCGCGCAACGATCAGGTGGCGTTGGATTTCCGGCTCTGGGTCCGCGACACCGTCGATGCGCTCGACATCGGCTTGGCCGACCTGCAGCGCGCCTTCGTAGAACGCGCGATCGAGCATGCCGGATCGGTAATGCCGGGTTTCACGCATCTTCAATCGGCCCAGCCGGTGACGTTCGGCCATCACCTGCTGGCCTATACTGAGATGGTCGGCCGTGACCGCGGCCGCTTCCGCGATGCGCGCAACCGTCTCAATGAATGTCCGCTCGGCGCCGCGGCGCTGGCCGGCACATCCTTCCCGATCGACCGACACATGACCGCGCAGGCGCTCGGCTTCGACCGGCCCACCGCCAATTCGCTCGACAGCGTGGCCGATCGCGATTTCGTGCTTGAGGTGCTGGCCGCCGCCTCGATCTGCGCCGTGCATCTGTCGCGTCTCGCCGAAGAGATCGTGCTGTGGGCGACCCCGCAATTCGGCTTTGCCAGCCTGTCGGACAAGTTTTCGACCGGATCCTCGATCATGCCGCAGAAACGCAATCCGGATGCGGCCGAATTGGTGCGCGGCAAGAGCGGCCGCATCATCGGTGCGTTGACCGGCCTGCTGATCGTCATGAAGGGTCTTCCGCTCACCTATTCCAAGGACATGCAGGAAGATAAGGAAGGCACGTTCGACGCCGTGAACGCCCTGGTGCTCTGCGTCGCGGCCATGACCGGCATGGTGCGGGATCTGAAGCCCGACACCGCCCGGATGGAAGCGGCCGCCGGGTCCGGCTACGCGACCGCGACCGATCTCGCCGATTGGCTGGTGCGCCGTCTCGATATGCCGTTCCGCCGCGCCCATCACGTCACGGGCCGGATCGTCGCTCTCGCGTCGGAACGAGGTGTGCCGTTGGAGGGGCTCGATCTTCCCGCTCTACAAGCGATCGAACCCGCGATCACGAACGAGGTCTTCGGCGTGCTCGGGGTCAGGCATTCCGTGGCGAGCCGCACGAGCTACGGCGGCACCGCACCCGACAATGTGCGCCAGCAGGCGCAGGCCTGGTTGAACCGACTGAACAGCCTTCAGGCCTGATCGAGTTCGGCGTCGGGTGGCGGTTCAAGCCCCGCAACCTGGGCGGCGCCGAGATCGTCTTCGGCCGAACTGCCCGCCAACCGCTCCAGCAACCATTTCGCCGCAGGCCCGGGCGGCTGGTCGCTACGATGCACCGCCGACAGCATATATCGATGACCGGGGTGGTTCGCGATGTCGAGAAGGACGAGGCGCCCCTGCGCCAGATCCTCCCGCACCATCACCTCGGGCATGTTCCCCCAGCCGAGGCCCTCGACCAAGAGAGCATGTTTGGCCCCAAGGTCGGCCAACCGCCACGTCTGTGGGCTCAGCACCGCAAAGTCCTGACCCACCGTGAGATCGGACCGGTCGGTGAGGACGAGCTGGACATGGCGACGAGCCTCGGTTTTGCTCAACGGCGCCGGAAGGCGCGCGAGCGGATGTCGCGGCGATGCGACCGCGATCATCCACACGCTGCCAATGGGCCGTTGTTCGAGGCCATCGACGGGCCGTAACATTGGCCCGCTGACCCCGACGGAGCAGGTGCGATCGAGCACCAGCCGGGCGACGGAGCCCAGAGCCTCGACATAAAGCCGCAGCGTGACGGTCGGGAACGCATCTCGGAACGTCGCCAGCGCCGCGACAAGCCGACGGGTCGGCAACATGACATCGACCGCGATCGCCACTTCGGCCTCAAGGCCGGCCAGCAATCCCCGTGCGCGCGCCTGCAAGCCATCCACCCCCGACGCGAGTTGGCGCGCATCGGCTAGGATCGCATGCCCGGCGAGCGTCAAGGCGGGGCGGCGCGTCTTGCGCTCGAACAACGACAGGCCCCCGAGTTGCGCCTCAAGGTTCGCGATCGTGTAGCTGATCACCGATTGCTGTCGGTTCAGCTTGCGAGCCGCAGCCGAAAAGCTGCCGGTTTCGACGATGGCCAGAAAGACGCGCAACTGATCGAAGGTGGGAGATCCGATATCCGGCATGGGTGGCGTCGCGCCCTCGTCGTGGTCGAGCAGGCTTACGCCATCCAGCGCGGAGCCGCCATGCCGACGGAGGCCTCGCCCCCGCGCTTGCATTTCCCCTCGCCTGTTGCAGCCCTTTGCTTGTACAGCATGCTCAGTCGAGGCGAGTGGAAGGTGCAGGTCTTGAGCGTGAGTGTCGTGAGCTTGAAAGTCTCGGCGCGTCCAAGAGGCGTCCGCCTTGCGGTCACCGTCGCCATGGCGGCGATCGTCGCGACAGGCCTGGCTGGATGCGGTCGTCGCGGCCAATTGGAACCGGCGCCGGACCCGACCGTTCAGGCCGCAGCACCGAGCGACGGGAACTCCCAAGCGATGGAGCGGCGACCGAAACGGGTGCCGATCAAGCCGCCGCACGAGTCCTTTTTCCTCGATCCACTTCTCTGACGTCAGCCCCGATCATGCATCACTTCGAGTATCGCGACGGCGTGCTCCACGCCGAATCCGTCGACATCCGCGCCATCGCAAAGGCTGTGGGGACGCCGTTCTACTGCTATTCCCGCGCCACGATGGAGCGCCATTACCGCGTCTTCAGCGAGGCGTTCGGCCGTCAGCCGATCCTTGTCTGCTATGCCATGAAGGCCAATTCGAACCAGGCTGTGCTGCGGCTTTTCGCCAATATCGGCGCCGGTATGGACGTGGTGTCGGGCGGCGAATTACGCCGCGCGCGGGCAGCGGGCGTCCCAGCTTCACGCATCACATTCTCGGGCGTCGGCAAGACCGCGCGTGAACTCGATGCCGCCCTGGACGAGGACATCCTCTGCTTCAACGTCGAATCGGAGCCCGAGCTCGCCCTCCTCTCCGAGTTGGCGACCCGCAAGGGACGCACCGCAAAGATCGCCTTGCGGGTCAATCCCGACGTCGACGCACGGACGCATGCCAAGATCTCCACCGGCAAGGCGGAGAACAAATTCGGCATCCCGATCGATCGGGCGCGCGCCGTCTATGCTCATGCCGCCACGCTGCCCGGCCTGCGCGTTACCGGCATCGACATGCATATCGGCTCGCAAATCACCGACCTCGAGCCCTTCGATCATGCCTTCGCGGTACTGAGCGATTTCGTCGTGCAATTGCGGGCCGATGGCCACACGATCGACCATGTCGATCTCGGCGGGGGCCTCGGTATTCCGTATCACGAGGGGGAGGATGCGGGCGCGTTCCACCCCGACCGCTATGCCGCGCTGATCGGCAAATATGCGAATGCGCTCGGCGCCACGATCGTGCTGGAGCCGGGGCGGCTGTTGGTCGGCAACGCCGGCGTGCTCGTGACCGAGGTGGTGCTGGTCAAGACCGGCGGCGACAAGACTTTCGTGGTGGTGGATGCCGCCATGAACGATCTGATCCGACCGACGCTCTATGAGGCGTTTCACGAGATCAAGCCGGTGGTCGAACCGGCGACGGGCGCGCGTGCGACCGTGGACGTCGTCGGCCCGGTCTGCGAGACCGGCGATTATATGGCGCTCGGCCGCGATCTCCCGCCTGCGGCGGCTGGCGATCTCCTCGCCATCATGACGGCGGGCGCCTACGGAGCCGTCCAGGCCGGCACGTATAATTCGCGCTTGCTCGTGCCCGAAGTCATGGTGGATGGCGATCGTTACGCCGTGATCCGGCCTCGGACGAGCTACGACGATCTGATCGGCCTTGATCGGATTCCCGAGTGGCTCGGCGCCTAAGCATCGCAGCGCCGCCCTGATGGCGACGAATTCGTAACCGATCGTCTCCAACAATGAGTGGGCCCGACTGATTCGGGATCGGTGAAACGAAGGACGTTTATGACTGACGCGCGGCGGTCCGGAGGCAGGCAGAGCGTGCCGTGCCGCTACGGTCCCGCGATCCTCCTGGCGGTGGTGGCGGCCGGCGTCGCACTTCCGGTCGCGGCCCAGGATGCGGCGCCGAATGCGGCACAAAGCAATGCGTCCGTAGCGGCCACGCCCGACTCTTCCGTGACGGCGTCTGTCCCCGCCACGACCGCGACCGACCGCGACCAGCAGATTGATGCGAGAAAGCAGGAGTTGCGGAGCCTGCAGGAGAATCTTTCGGTCTCCGATGCCGAGCGACACAAGATCGTGGCCGACATCGAGGCAATCCGCACCGACCGTGTGCGCCTGAATGCCGCCCTGCTCGAAACGACGCAGCATGTGCAAGATGCGGAGCGGAAGGTGGGGGAGGCGCAGGGGCGCCTCGATACGATGACGGGCAGCGAAGACGCGATCAAGCAATCGCTTGAAGGCCGGCGCGGCGTCATCGCTGAAGTGCTGGCGGCGCTGCAACGCATGGGCCGCAAGCCGCCGCCTGCGATCTTGGTGCGGCCCGACGACATTCTGAAGTCGATCCGGACATCGATGCTGCTCGGGGCGGTGGTGCCGGAATTGCGTTCGGAGGCCGAGGCTCTGGCATCCGACCTCAGCGATCTGCAGCGGTTGCGCGTCTCGATCGCGGGCGAACGCGACCAGCTCGCCTCCGAAATCGCCGGACTCGGCAACGAACGCGCACGACTGGATGGGTTGATCGTCGCGAAGCAAGCCGCCCAGACGGAGGCCGAAGCCGCTCTCGGCTCGCAACAAGGCCGCGCGGCCGATCTCGCGCGCCGGGCCACCAGCCTGCAGGATCTGATCTCCCGTATGGAGAACGAGGTTGCCTCTGCCCGACACGCCGGGGACGCAGCGCGGGCAGCCGACGAGGAGCGGCGCAAAGCCGCAGCGGCGGATGCCGACAGCATCCGGGCCAAGGTGGCGGCTGGCCCCTTTAGAGATCCAGCCCGGCTGACCCCGGCGGTCGACTTCGCCGATGCCAAGGCGATGCTGTTCCTTCCCTCGACAGGGCGCGTCGTCAAACGGTTCGGAACCGCCGACGACTTTGGCGGAACCGAAAAAGGCATGTCGCTCGCGACCCCGGCGCGCGCGGTCGTCGCAGCCCCATCGGATGGCTGGGTCGCTTTTTCAGGGCCCTACCGCACCTATGGACAAATCTTAATTATAAATGCGGGAAGCGGATATTATATCGTCTTGGCTGGAATGAGCCGGGTGAATGTGGCGCCGGGACAGTTCGTTTTGGCGGGCGAGCCGGTTGCGACAATGGGGGACGGCTCTGTCAAGACCGCGGCTTCGATCGCGCTTGGCGCGGCAGACCCCATTCTCTAT includes:
- a CDS encoding AI-2E family transporter, producing the protein MPMINDQSVPPPEQTNRMQRNARLVLILALVALGAWTLHGFIAALVWAAIIAIAIGPLYAKATLRWPPGKHNIALPLLFTTLVAVIFLLPFIVLGIQAAREAQALMHFGTEAMRSGIPEPAWVGSLPFGAAEVSDWWKTNLANPSDVSGLVHHATHSAGMLNNRELWTAFTHRIVTFFFTIVTLFFLLRDGKSLSNDMLLASHKLFGPHGERIARQMVSSVHGTVDGLVLVGLGEGVLLGIAYALAGVPHPTLLGAFSAVAAMIPFVVVVLLLVLGAVLVAQGALWTAIALVAFGLVMNSIADHFVRPGLIGGATKLPFLWVLLGILGGVETWGLIGLFVGPAVMSALILLWREFVRPAPLLDEKPARKTLSPVPIAGE
- the tlpA gene encoding thiol:disulfide interchange protein TlpA; this translates as MTDTSSPAHPSRHQRLAGLLAGGAVVVVCGGLAVLYGMGKLGKEAAPECRTTSAIVSRVDPFVHGEVAALNLSRTARPVPALAFKTADGSAMTLADFKGKTVLLNLWATWCVPCRKEMPALDRLQAKLGSDDFQVVAINIDTAKLDRPKQFLQDTGVTRLPLYTDATATVFQTLRADGQALGLPTTMLIDPHGCGIGTMAGPAEWDSADAEKLIAAAKGS
- the lysA gene encoding diaminopimelate decarboxylase — protein: MHHFEYRDGVLHAESVDIRAIAKAVGTPFYCYSRATMERHYRVFSEAFGRQPILVCYAMKANSNQAVLRLFANIGAGMDVVSGGELRRARAAGVPASRITFSGVGKTARELDAALDEDILCFNVESEPELALLSELATRKGRTAKIALRVNPDVDARTHAKISTGKAENKFGIPIDRARAVYAHAATLPGLRVTGIDMHIGSQITDLEPFDHAFAVLSDFVVQLRADGHTIDHVDLGGGLGIPYHEGEDAGAFHPDRYAALIGKYANALGATIVLEPGRLLVGNAGVLVTEVVLVKTGGDKTFVVVDAAMNDLIRPTLYEAFHEIKPVVEPATGARATVDVVGPVCETGDYMALGRDLPPAAAGDLLAIMTAGAYGAVQAGTYNSRLLVPEVMVDGDRYAVIRPRTSYDDLIGLDRIPEWLGA
- a CDS encoding murein hydrolase activator EnvC family protein; its protein translation is MTDARRSGGRQSVPCRYGPAILLAVVAAGVALPVAAQDAAPNAAQSNASVAATPDSSVTASVPATTATDRDQQIDARKQELRSLQENLSVSDAERHKIVADIEAIRTDRVRLNAALLETTQHVQDAERKVGEAQGRLDTMTGSEDAIKQSLEGRRGVIAEVLAALQRMGRKPPPAILVRPDDILKSIRTSMLLGAVVPELRSEAEALASDLSDLQRLRVSIAGERDQLASEIAGLGNERARLDGLIVAKQAAQTEAEAALGSQQGRAADLARRATSLQDLISRMENEVASARHAGDAARAADEERRKAAAADADSIRAKVAAGPFRDPARLTPAVDFADAKAMLFLPSTGRVVKRFGTADDFGGTEKGMSLATPARAVVAAPSDGWVAFSGPYRTYGQILIINAGSGYYIVLAGMSRVNVAPGQFVLAGEPVATMGDGSVKTAASIALGAADPILYVEFRKDGTAVDPSPWWAKADLEKVRG
- the argH gene encoding argininosuccinate lyase; this encodes MSNTMWGGRFSSGPDAIMEEINASIGFDYRLAAQDIAGSRAHAAMLAKQGIISADDAVSIDRGLGQIATEIESGSFSFSRALEDIHMNVESRLADLIGDAAGRLHTARSRNDQVALDFRLWVRDTVDALDIGLADLQRAFVERAIEHAGSVMPGFTHLQSAQPVTFGHHLLAYTEMVGRDRGRFRDARNRLNECPLGAAALAGTSFPIDRHMTAQALGFDRPTANSLDSVADRDFVLEVLAAASICAVHLSRLAEEIVLWATPQFGFASLSDKFSTGSSIMPQKRNPDAAELVRGKSGRIIGALTGLLIVMKGLPLTYSKDMQEDKEGTFDAVNALVLCVAAMTGMVRDLKPDTARMEAAAGSGYATATDLADWLVRRLDMPFRRAHHVTGRIVALASERGVPLEGLDLPALQAIEPAITNEVFGVLGVRHSVASRTSYGGTAPDNVRQQAQAWLNRLNSLQA
- a CDS encoding LysR family transcriptional regulator → MPDIGSPTFDQLRVFLAIVETGSFSAAARKLNRQQSVISYTIANLEAQLGGLSLFERKTRRPALTLAGHAILADARQLASGVDGLQARARGLLAGLEAEVAIAVDVMLPTRRLVAALATFRDAFPTVTLRLYVEALGSVARLVLDRTCSVGVSGPMLRPVDGLEQRPIGSVWMIAVASPRHPLARLPAPLSKTEARRHVQLVLTDRSDLTVGQDFAVLSPQTWRLADLGAKHALLVEGLGWGNMPEVMVREDLAQGRLVLLDIANHPGHRYMLSAVHRSDQPPGPAAKWLLERLAGSSAEDDLGAAQVAGLEPPPDAELDQA